One genomic segment of Arthrobacter sp. zg-Y1110 includes these proteins:
- a CDS encoding acetolactate synthase large subunit, producing the protein MSKGSPISPSLMASKANAAARAAAAKTKDVAASVSAHPEAADERIQGPNNTVPPTEMTGSQAIVRSLEELGVDEVFGLPGGAILPTYDPLMDSTKIRHILVRHEQGAGHAAEGYAMVTGRAGVCIVTSGPGATNLVTAIADAHMDSVPMVAITGQVSSAFIGSDAFQEADIVGITMPITKHSYLVTDAADIPRVLAEAFHIATSGRPGPVLVDIAKDAQQAKTTFSWPPKIDLQGYRTVVRGHSKQVREAARLIAASQRPVFYVGGGVLKANASAELLELAELVGAPVVTTLMARGVFPDSHELHVGMPGMHGAVSAVTALQQSDLLITLGARFDDRVTGVLSSFAPGAKVIHADIDPAEISKNRPADVPIVGSVKEIIPELADAVRGQFETAKPDISAWWAVLNRLRETYPIGYATPEDGLIAPQKVIERIGAMTGPEGVYVAGVGQHQMWSAQFIKYERPRAWLNSGGLGTMGYSVPAAMGAKVGAPDRVVWAIDGDGCFQMTNQELATCLINNIPIKVAIINNSSLGMVRQWQTLFYESRYSNTDLNTGHDTVRVPDFVKLAEAYGCVGLRCERDEDIDATIAQALEINDRPVVIDFVVSRDSMVWPMVPTGVSNDLIQIARNMTPTWEEED; encoded by the coding sequence ATGAGTAAGGGATCGCCAATCAGCCCTTCGCTGATGGCCTCGAAGGCAAATGCCGCTGCACGCGCCGCGGCAGCCAAGACCAAAGACGTAGCCGCTTCCGTGTCTGCGCATCCGGAAGCCGCGGATGAGCGCATCCAGGGGCCCAACAACACTGTTCCGCCCACCGAGATGACCGGCTCGCAGGCCATCGTCCGTTCGCTCGAGGAACTCGGCGTCGACGAAGTCTTCGGACTGCCCGGCGGCGCCATCCTGCCCACCTATGACCCGCTCATGGATTCCACCAAGATCCGGCACATCCTGGTCCGGCACGAGCAGGGTGCAGGCCACGCGGCCGAGGGCTACGCCATGGTGACCGGGCGGGCCGGCGTCTGCATCGTGACGTCCGGACCCGGGGCCACCAACCTCGTCACCGCCATTGCCGACGCCCATATGGACTCCGTGCCGATGGTCGCCATCACCGGCCAGGTTTCCAGCGCATTCATCGGCTCCGACGCCTTCCAGGAAGCCGACATCGTGGGTATCACGATGCCCATCACCAAGCACTCCTACCTGGTGACGGATGCCGCCGACATTCCCCGCGTGCTGGCCGAGGCCTTCCACATTGCGACGTCGGGCCGTCCCGGTCCGGTCCTCGTCGACATTGCCAAGGACGCGCAGCAGGCGAAGACCACTTTCTCTTGGCCGCCGAAGATCGATCTGCAGGGCTACCGCACCGTGGTCCGCGGACATTCCAAGCAGGTGCGCGAGGCTGCCCGCCTGATTGCCGCCTCGCAGCGGCCCGTCTTCTACGTGGGCGGCGGTGTGCTCAAGGCCAACGCCTCGGCGGAGCTGCTCGAACTGGCCGAACTGGTGGGCGCTCCGGTGGTCACCACGTTGATGGCCCGCGGCGTTTTCCCCGACTCGCACGAACTGCACGTCGGGATGCCCGGGATGCACGGTGCGGTTTCGGCCGTGACCGCCCTGCAGCAGTCGGACCTGCTGATCACCCTCGGCGCCCGCTTCGATGACCGGGTCACCGGGGTGCTGAGCTCCTTCGCACCCGGCGCCAAGGTCATCCACGCGGACATCGACCCGGCAGAGATCTCCAAGAACCGTCCGGCGGATGTGCCGATTGTCGGCTCGGTGAAGGAAATCATCCCCGAGCTGGCCGACGCCGTGCGCGGACAGTTCGAAACCGCGAAACCCGACATTTCGGCCTGGTGGGCCGTGCTGAACCGGCTGCGCGAAACCTACCCGATCGGTTACGCCACACCCGAAGACGGACTGATTGCCCCGCAGAAGGTCATCGAACGCATCGGTGCGATGACCGGCCCAGAAGGCGTCTATGTCGCCGGCGTGGGCCAGCACCAGATGTGGTCCGCACAGTTCATCAAGTACGAGCGCCCCCGGGCATGGCTGAACTCCGGCGGCCTGGGCACCATGGGCTATTCGGTGCCCGCGGCCATGGGCGCGAAGGTGGGCGCACCGGACCGGGTGGTCTGGGCCATCGACGGCGACGGCTGCTTCCAGATGACCAACCAGGAACTGGCCACCTGCCTGATCAACAACATCCCGATCAAGGTCGCCATCATCAACAACTCCTCGCTGGGCATGGTCCGGCAGTGGCAGACCCTCTTCTACGAGTCCCGCTACTCCAACACGGACCTCAACACCGGGCACGACACCGTGCGGGTCCCGGACTTCGTCAAGCTGGCGGAGGCATACGGCTGCGTGGGCCTGCGCTGCGAACGCGACGAGGATATCGACGCGACCATCGCCCAGGCGCTGGAGATCAATGACCGCCCTGTAGTGATCGACTTCGTGGTCAGCCGCGACTCCATGGTGTGGCCGATGGTTCCCACCGGTGTCAGCAATGACCTGATCCAGATTGCCCGCAACATGACTCCCACCTGGGAAGAGGAGGACTAG
- the ilvD gene encoding dihydroxy-acid dehydratase: protein MSVDNTPDIKPRSRVVTDGIHAAPARGMFRAVGMGDDDFAKPQIGVASSWNEITPCNLSLNRLATGAKEGIHAGGGFPMQFGTISVSDGISMGHEGMHFSLVSREVIADSVETVMMAERLDGSVLLAGCDKSLPGMLMAAARLDLSSVFLYAGSIMPGFAKMEDGSEREVTLIDAFEAVGACAAGKMSLKDLDSIERAICPGEGACGGMYTANTMACIGEALGMSLPGSAAPPSADRRRDEFARKSGEAVVNLLRKGITARDIMTKKAFENAIAVTMAFGGSTNAVLHLLAIAREAEVDLTLEDFNRIGDTIPHLGDLKPFGRYVMFDVDKIGGVPVIMKALLDAGLIHGDCLTVTGKTVAENLAAINPPDPDGKVLRAMDNPIHKTGGITVLKGSMAPEGAVVKSAGFDADVFEGTARVFEREQGALDALDAGEIHAGDVVVIRYEGPKGGPGMREMLAITGAIKGAGLGKDVLLLTDGRFSGGTTGLCIGHVAPEAVDGGPIAFVKDGDRIRVDIAARSFDLLVDPDELEARKVGWQPLPHKFTKGVLAKYAKMVNSASTGAYCG from the coding sequence ATGAGCGTGGACAACACACCGGACATCAAACCCCGCAGCCGAGTCGTTACGGACGGCATACACGCCGCCCCTGCCCGAGGTATGTTCCGTGCCGTAGGCATGGGCGACGACGACTTCGCCAAGCCGCAGATCGGCGTCGCCAGTTCCTGGAACGAGATCACTCCCTGCAACCTATCCCTGAACCGCCTTGCCACGGGTGCCAAAGAAGGCATCCACGCAGGCGGCGGCTTCCCCATGCAGTTCGGCACCATTTCCGTCTCGGACGGTATTTCCATGGGCCACGAGGGCATGCACTTTTCCCTGGTTTCCCGCGAAGTCATAGCGGACTCGGTCGAAACGGTGATGATGGCCGAGCGCCTGGACGGCTCCGTGCTGCTTGCCGGCTGCGACAAGTCCCTGCCCGGCATGCTGATGGCGGCAGCGCGCCTGGACCTCTCCAGCGTCTTCCTCTATGCCGGCTCGATCATGCCCGGCTTCGCCAAGATGGAGGATGGCAGCGAACGGGAAGTCACCCTGATCGACGCCTTCGAAGCCGTGGGTGCCTGCGCCGCCGGCAAAATGAGCCTGAAGGACCTCGACTCGATTGAACGGGCCATCTGCCCGGGTGAAGGTGCCTGCGGCGGGATGTACACCGCCAACACGATGGCCTGCATCGGCGAGGCCCTGGGCATGTCCCTGCCCGGTTCGGCCGCGCCGCCCTCCGCGGACCGGCGCCGCGACGAGTTCGCCCGCAAATCCGGCGAGGCAGTGGTCAACCTGCTGCGCAAGGGCATCACCGCCCGCGACATCATGACCAAGAAGGCCTTCGAGAACGCCATCGCCGTCACCATGGCCTTCGGCGGCTCCACGAACGCCGTGCTGCACCTGCTGGCAATCGCCCGTGAGGCCGAAGTGGACCTCACCCTCGAGGATTTCAACCGCATCGGCGACACCATCCCGCACCTCGGCGACCTGAAGCCGTTCGGCCGGTACGTAATGTTCGACGTCGACAAGATCGGCGGCGTGCCCGTGATCATGAAGGCACTGCTCGACGCCGGCCTGATCCACGGCGACTGCCTCACCGTCACCGGCAAGACCGTCGCGGAGAACCTCGCGGCCATCAACCCGCCGGATCCGGACGGGAAGGTCCTGCGTGCCATGGACAACCCCATCCACAAGACCGGCGGCATCACCGTCCTGAAGGGGTCCATGGCTCCGGAAGGCGCAGTGGTCAAGAGCGCAGGGTTCGACGCCGACGTATTCGAAGGCACCGCACGCGTCTTCGAACGGGAACAGGGCGCCCTGGATGCACTGGACGCCGGAGAAATCCATGCCGGCGACGTCGTGGTCATCCGCTACGAGGGCCCCAAGGGTGGACCGGGCATGCGGGAAATGCTCGCCATTACCGGCGCCATCAAGGGTGCAGGCCTGGGCAAGGATGTCCTGCTGCTGACCGACGGCCGCTTCTCCGGCGGCACCACGGGCCTGTGCATCGGCCACGTTGCACCCGAAGCGGTCGACGGCGGTCCCATCGCCTTCGTGAAGGACGGCGACCGGATCCGGGTGGACATTGCCGCCCGCAGCTTTGACCTGCTGGTGGACCCGGACGAGCTCGAAGCCCGCAAGGTCGGCTGGCAGCCGCTGCCGCACAAGTTCACCAAGGGTGTGCTGGCCAAGTACGCCAAGATGGTGAACTCCGCGTCCACGGGTGCTTACTGCGGTTGA
- a CDS encoding 2-hydroxyacid dehydrogenase yields MADTESRDVPVRTLTVPTPELLEALQPLPDGIKAAVWDLAGEPEGVAYPDIDAVVLPYANGSDYGDALERVPNLLLLQAQSTGYDGLPELVSEGTGIASAAGVHAAATAEMALALILSAQRGIDHALSAQHEGRWESVRYPGLADRRVLLVGVGGIGREIAARLHPFDVELTRVGSTARTDEDGAVHGTDELADLAARAEILVVITPLNAQTRHLIDARVLAALPDGALVVNVARGAVVDSEALTKEVVSGRLRAALDVFDPEPLPAEHPLRQAPGAIITPHWGGNTAAFEPRIKALLREQVQRLAAGKEPLNLVRPGPWG; encoded by the coding sequence ATGGCCGATACTGAATCCCGCGATGTCCCGGTACGCACCCTGACCGTGCCCACGCCCGAACTCCTGGAAGCCCTGCAGCCCCTGCCCGACGGCATCAAGGCAGCCGTCTGGGACCTGGCCGGTGAGCCCGAGGGCGTGGCGTATCCGGACATCGATGCAGTGGTGCTTCCCTACGCGAACGGATCCGACTACGGAGATGCGCTGGAGCGGGTGCCGAACCTGCTGCTCCTGCAGGCACAGTCGACGGGCTACGACGGACTGCCCGAGCTGGTCAGCGAGGGGACAGGCATTGCCAGCGCCGCCGGCGTCCATGCTGCCGCCACCGCCGAGATGGCCCTTGCCTTGATCCTGTCCGCGCAGCGGGGGATCGACCACGCGCTGAGCGCCCAGCATGAGGGCCGGTGGGAATCGGTCCGGTATCCGGGGCTGGCGGACCGCCGTGTGCTCCTTGTGGGAGTCGGCGGAATCGGCCGGGAGATTGCCGCACGGCTGCATCCGTTCGACGTCGAGCTGACCCGGGTGGGCAGCACGGCCCGGACAGATGAGGACGGTGCGGTGCACGGAACGGACGAGCTTGCGGACCTGGCGGCCAGGGCCGAGATCCTGGTGGTCATTACACCGCTGAACGCGCAGACCCGCCACCTCATCGACGCCCGCGTACTCGCTGCCCTGCCGGACGGAGCGCTGGTGGTCAATGTTGCCCGCGGTGCCGTGGTGGACAGCGAAGCCCTCACCAAGGAGGTGGTGTCCGGACGGCTGCGCGCGGCTCTCGACGTCTTCGACCCGGAACCGCTGCCGGCGGAGCATCCGCTGCGGCAGGCACCGGGGGCGATCATCACCCCGCACTGGGGCGGAAACACTGCAGCCTTCGAGCCCCGGATCAAAGCCCTGCTGCGCGAACAGGTGCAGCGGCTGGCAGCAGGAAAAGAACCGCTGAACCTCGTCCGCCCCGGGCCGTGGGGGTAG
- a CDS encoding GNAT family N-acetyltransferase yields the protein MTRPVELLAAYDRQLRTDAETPSAVTVERLGPLRLVTFDGGRGFITYADLDGADAATIADWVAGALAYYRSDPQIRKVEWKTRGHDRAPGLHEALLRNGFEPEEPESIMIGRAADLAVDVPVPEGVALRRVTEEKDIRAMSAMADGVFGDPVSIATADSLLRRLSRGDGMELWVAESGGTIVSAGRLERVAGTEFAGIWGGATVAPWRGRGIYRALTAARARSALAAGKTLIHSDSTEYSRPILERSGFLKVSSTTPYLWRAEA from the coding sequence ATGACCAGACCCGTAGAACTGCTTGCCGCCTATGACCGCCAGTTGCGCACCGATGCGGAAACTCCCAGCGCAGTCACCGTCGAGCGGCTGGGGCCCCTGCGCCTGGTGACGTTCGACGGCGGTCGGGGCTTCATCACCTACGCCGACCTGGACGGGGCGGATGCCGCGACCATTGCCGACTGGGTGGCCGGTGCCCTCGCGTACTACCGGAGCGACCCGCAGATCCGGAAGGTGGAGTGGAAGACCCGGGGCCATGACCGGGCACCCGGACTCCACGAGGCGCTGCTGCGCAACGGGTTCGAACCGGAGGAACCCGAATCCATCATGATCGGGCGCGCGGCGGACCTGGCGGTGGATGTCCCGGTTCCCGAAGGGGTTGCCCTCCGCCGCGTCACGGAAGAGAAAGATATCCGCGCCATGAGTGCCATGGCGGACGGTGTATTCGGGGATCCGGTTTCCATAGCGACGGCGGACTCCCTCCTGCGCCGGTTGTCCCGCGGCGACGGGATGGAACTCTGGGTGGCGGAAAGCGGCGGCACGATCGTCAGTGCCGGCCGCCTGGAACGGGTTGCCGGCACGGAGTTCGCAGGCATCTGGGGCGGTGCAACGGTGGCACCCTGGCGCGGCCGGGGTATCTACCGCGCACTCACCGCAGCCCGTGCCCGGTCCGCGCTGGCAGCGGGCAAGACCCTGATCCACAGCGATTCCACCGAGTACTCCCGCCCGATCCTGGAACGCTCCGGCTTCCTGAAGGTGTCCTCCACGACGCCGTATCTCTGGCGTGCGGAGGCCTAG
- a CDS encoding RtcB family protein codes for MEHKVNEKYINFASVIDDVTLEQNAKTSRMPFIYPHLASMPDAHLGKGAAVGSVIPTLGAIIPAAVGVDIGCGMIAVRTRLFAPDIAGLNRRVLREAIEHAIPLSAGNNNRSLTDSARLRVEELADDAAAAGFDPASYLKGWRLQLGTLGSGNHFIEVSLDEEDAVWLFLHSGSRGVGNKIAQQHIRAAQNYCGRRSIDLPDRDLAYLEEGTEEFDRYIAELMWAQKFALLNREEMMDRVVGCFSAWTGEAVQERERINCHHNYTEVEHHYGRDVWLSRKGAIDASPGRPGLIPGSMGTASYVVEGKGYAPSLNSAPHGAGREYSRTKARRTFSQEQLRKAMKGIEFRDTPAFIDEIPAAYKDIDAVMADAKDLVTVKHVLRQIVNVKGN; via the coding sequence GTGGAGCATAAGGTCAACGAAAAATACATCAACTTCGCGAGCGTCATTGATGACGTCACCCTGGAGCAGAACGCCAAGACGTCCCGGATGCCGTTCATCTATCCGCACCTGGCTTCCATGCCCGACGCGCATCTGGGGAAGGGCGCAGCTGTCGGATCCGTGATCCCCACGCTGGGGGCAATCATCCCTGCGGCGGTGGGCGTCGACATCGGCTGCGGGATGATCGCCGTCCGCACCCGGCTCTTCGCCCCGGACATTGCCGGGCTGAACCGTCGGGTTCTCCGCGAAGCGATAGAACATGCCATTCCGCTTTCGGCCGGCAACAACAACCGCAGCCTCACGGATTCGGCGCGTCTCCGGGTCGAGGAACTGGCCGACGACGCCGCTGCCGCCGGCTTTGACCCCGCGTCCTACCTCAAAGGCTGGCGGCTCCAGCTGGGCACCCTGGGCTCGGGGAACCACTTCATCGAAGTGTCCCTGGATGAAGAGGACGCCGTCTGGCTGTTCCTGCATTCGGGCTCGCGCGGCGTCGGGAACAAGATCGCGCAGCAGCACATCCGGGCGGCACAGAACTACTGCGGCAGGCGCTCCATCGACCTGCCGGACCGGGACCTGGCGTACCTGGAGGAGGGGACCGAGGAGTTCGACCGGTACATTGCCGAACTGATGTGGGCCCAGAAGTTCGCCCTGCTCAACCGCGAGGAAATGATGGACCGGGTCGTCGGATGCTTCAGTGCATGGACGGGGGAGGCCGTGCAGGAGCGGGAGCGGATCAACTGCCACCACAACTACACCGAGGTTGAGCACCACTACGGCAGGGACGTCTGGCTCTCGCGGAAGGGCGCCATCGACGCTTCGCCGGGACGTCCGGGGCTGATCCCGGGATCCATGGGCACGGCGTCGTACGTGGTGGAAGGCAAGGGCTACGCGCCGTCGCTGAACTCCGCACCGCACGGCGCCGGCCGGGAGTATTCCCGGACCAAAGCGCGCAGGACCTTCAGCCAGGAGCAGCTGCGGAAGGCAATGAAGGGGATCGAGTTCCGCGACACCCCCGCTTTCATTGACGAGATCCCGGCGGCGTACAAGGACATCGACGCCGTGATGGCGGACGCGAAGGATCTGGTCACGGTGAAGCACGTGCTGCGGCAGATCGTGAACGTCAAGGGAAACTAA
- a CDS encoding MarR family winged helix-turn-helix transcriptional regulator, whose translation MPDMERWPTGRLLSTAARLVEHAWNERLVSIGLTHAGVIALGVLDTQGPMTQARLAQLVRVQAQTMGKTLARLETHGHVSRVRNDLDKRSHMVTITEQGKEALLEAQNIERTLLDGGELLSEALRSQLRKVISELGSPRWQVAVDVPGLPVPPESGLVILPESAESTEAAEAPADSR comes from the coding sequence ATGCCGGATATGGAGCGCTGGCCCACCGGGCGCCTGTTGTCTACTGCTGCCCGCCTTGTAGAGCATGCCTGGAATGAGCGGTTGGTCAGCATTGGACTGACCCACGCAGGTGTCATCGCGTTGGGAGTTCTTGACACCCAGGGGCCCATGACGCAGGCACGCCTGGCGCAGCTGGTGCGTGTTCAGGCCCAGACGATGGGCAAGACCCTCGCCCGCCTGGAGACCCACGGACACGTGAGCCGTGTGCGCAATGACCTCGACAAGCGCAGCCACATGGTGACTATCACCGAGCAGGGCAAGGAAGCACTCCTCGAAGCACAGAACATTGAGCGCACGCTCCTCGACGGCGGCGAACTGCTGTCCGAGGCACTGCGCAGCCAGCTGCGGAAGGTCATCAGCGAGTTGGGAAGCCCGCGGTGGCAGGTCGCCGTCGACGTCCCCGGACTTCCGGTCCCGCCCGAAAGCGGTTTGGTGATCCTGCCGGAAAGTGCGGAATCCACGGAGGCTGCGGAAGCCCCGGCGGACAGCCGCTGA
- the bcp gene encoding thioredoxin-dependent thiol peroxidase, with amino-acid sequence MPRLSPDETAPEFALPAADGTTVSLADLHGSSTIVYFYPAAATPGCTKEACDFRDNLNSLKGAGYTVLGVSPDPVEKLEKFAASENLNFPLLSDADHAVAEAYGAWGEKKNYGRTYEGLIRSTVVVNPEGKVALAQYNVKATGHVAKLRRDLGLD; translated from the coding sequence ATGCCCCGTCTGAGCCCGGATGAAACCGCACCCGAATTCGCGCTTCCCGCCGCCGATGGGACAACCGTGTCATTGGCGGACCTTCATGGCAGCAGCACCATCGTCTACTTCTATCCGGCCGCGGCCACGCCCGGCTGCACGAAGGAGGCCTGCGACTTCCGCGATAACCTGAACAGCCTCAAAGGCGCCGGCTACACCGTTCTTGGTGTCTCCCCCGACCCGGTGGAGAAGCTGGAGAAGTTCGCGGCATCCGAAAACCTGAACTTCCCGCTGCTCTCCGACGCCGACCACGCCGTGGCCGAAGCCTACGGAGCATGGGGCGAGAAGAAGAACTACGGCCGCACCTACGAAGGGCTGATCAGGTCCACCGTTGTGGTGAACCCCGAAGGCAAGGTTGCCCTCGCCCAGTACAACGTGAAGGCGACCGGGCATGTTGCCAAGCTCCGGCGTGACCTGGGGCTCGACTAA
- a CDS encoding ABC transporter substrate-binding protein gives MFSADSVRKGRSAKKRASALTAGLALSALVLSGCAQSNREEGADGGSSDVDGTFVFAASSDPKSLDPAFASDGESFRVSRQIFEGLVGVEPGTADPAPLLAKSWEASADGMTYTFDLEEGVKFHDGTDFNAEAVCANFDRWYNFTGIQQAESQAYYYGMLFKGFSDTPEEATYKSCEASSDAEAVITLNKPFAGFVAALSLPAFSMQSPAALEEFGANNSSGTAEAPELTEYAKEHPTGTGPYKFDGWDVGNQLTLSLNEDYWGGDDAQVTDIIFRVIDDPQARRQSLESGDIDGYDLVAPADTEALADAGFKVIPRDPFTILYLGINQQVPELADPKVRQAIAHAIDKEALVSQTLPEGTKVATQFIPDVVNGYNEDVTTYEYDPAKAKALLAEAGFPDGFTVQFNYPTGVSRPYMPTPEQVFTNLSAQLAEVGITVTPQSDKWSPDYLDRVQAGSDHGLHLLGWTGDYNDTDNFVGVFFGQEKPEFGFNNPEIFSALEEARQVSTLEEQTPLYEQINEDIAQFVPAIPLAHPAPSLAFSERVESYPASPVNDEVFSEIKLSK, from the coding sequence ATGTTTTCAGCAGACAGTGTCCGGAAAGGCCGGTCCGCGAAAAAGCGCGCGTCCGCCCTTACCGCCGGCCTCGCCCTGAGCGCGCTTGTGCTTTCGGGCTGTGCCCAAAGCAACCGCGAGGAAGGGGCCGACGGCGGCTCCAGTGACGTGGACGGCACCTTCGTTTTCGCCGCTTCATCCGATCCCAAATCCCTGGACCCCGCCTTCGCGTCCGACGGCGAATCCTTCCGCGTCAGCCGCCAGATCTTCGAAGGCCTGGTCGGCGTCGAACCCGGCACCGCGGACCCGGCCCCGCTGCTGGCGAAGTCATGGGAGGCTTCGGCAGACGGCATGACCTACACGTTCGACCTCGAAGAGGGCGTCAAGTTCCACGACGGCACCGATTTCAATGCCGAAGCGGTCTGCGCCAACTTTGACCGCTGGTACAACTTCACCGGCATCCAGCAGGCCGAAAGCCAGGCCTACTACTACGGCATGCTTTTCAAGGGCTTCTCGGATACACCCGAAGAGGCAACCTACAAGTCCTGCGAAGCGTCCTCGGACGCCGAAGCCGTGATTACGCTGAACAAGCCCTTCGCCGGCTTTGTTGCCGCACTCTCGCTGCCGGCCTTCAGCATGCAGAGCCCGGCCGCCCTGGAGGAATTCGGTGCCAACAACTCATCGGGCACCGCCGAAGCCCCCGAGCTGACCGAATACGCCAAGGAACACCCCACCGGCACCGGTCCCTACAAGTTCGACGGCTGGGACGTGGGCAACCAGCTGACCCTGTCCCTCAACGAGGATTACTGGGGCGGCGACGACGCCCAGGTCACCGACATCATCTTCCGCGTCATCGACGATCCGCAGGCCCGCCGCCAGTCGCTGGAGTCCGGCGACATTGACGGCTACGACCTCGTGGCCCCCGCCGACACCGAGGCACTGGCCGACGCCGGCTTCAAGGTGATCCCGCGCGATCCGTTCACCATCCTGTACCTGGGCATCAACCAGCAGGTGCCCGAGCTGGCCGACCCCAAGGTCCGCCAGGCCATTGCGCACGCCATCGACAAGGAAGCACTGGTTAGCCAGACCCTGCCCGAGGGCACCAAGGTGGCCACCCAGTTCATCCCCGACGTCGTCAACGGCTACAACGAAGACGTCACCACGTACGAATACGACCCGGCGAAGGCCAAGGCCCTGCTGGCCGAAGCCGGCTTCCCGGACGGTTTCACCGTGCAGTTCAACTACCCCACCGGCGTCTCCCGGCCGTACATGCCCACGCCTGAGCAGGTCTTCACCAACCTGAGCGCACAGCTGGCCGAAGTCGGCATCACGGTCACCCCGCAGTCGGACAAATGGTCCCCGGACTACCTCGACCGCGTGCAGGCAGGCTCCGATCACGGCCTGCACCTGCTGGGCTGGACCGGCGACTACAACGACACGGACAACTTCGTAGGCGTGTTCTTCGGCCAGGAGAAGCCCGAGTTCGGCTTCAACAACCCGGAGATCTTCAGCGCGCTGGAAGAGGCACGCCAGGTCTCCACCCTCGAGGAGCAGACCCCGCTCTACGAGCAGATCAATGAGGACATTGCCCAGTTCGTGCCGGCCATCCCGCTGGCACACCCGGCGCCGTCGCTCGCCTTCTCCGAGCGGGTCGAGTCCTACCCGGCCAGCCCGGTGAACGACGAAGTCTTCAGCGAAATCAAGCTCTCCAAGTAA
- a CDS encoding ABC transporter permease: protein MLRVIGKRLLMLIPTLIGLSILLFLWVRNLPGGPATALLGDKASPEAIANINKAYGFDRPLIEQYFTYVGKLLKGDFGTSIVTGRPVLEEFATRFPATVELAVVALIFAIGIGIPLGYLAARHYGRFWDHSSVVLSLIGITVPVFFLAFILKWVLAIQLGWFPTDGRQDPRIDATHVTDFYVLDGLLTREWDASWDAVMHLVLPAIALGTIPLAIIVRITRASVLEVQGADYVRTARAKGLMEKTIRGRFVLRNAMLPVTTTIGLQTGLLISGAVLTETVFAFSGIGRFLRDAIFALDYPVLQGFIVFIAVAYSLINLLVDVSYGFIDPRVRVQ from the coding sequence GTGCTACGAGTCATCGGCAAACGCCTTCTTATGCTGATCCCCACCCTGATCGGCCTTTCGATCCTGCTGTTCCTGTGGGTCCGCAACCTGCCCGGCGGTCCGGCCACCGCCCTGCTCGGTGACAAGGCCTCCCCCGAAGCCATCGCCAACATCAACAAGGCCTACGGCTTTGACCGACCGCTGATCGAGCAGTACTTCACCTATGTCGGAAAGCTCCTAAAGGGCGACTTCGGCACCTCCATCGTCACCGGGCGCCCGGTGCTCGAGGAATTCGCCACCCGCTTTCCCGCCACCGTGGAGCTGGCGGTCGTGGCGCTTATCTTCGCGATCGGCATCGGCATCCCGCTGGGTTATCTGGCCGCCCGCCACTACGGACGTTTCTGGGACCACTCCTCGGTGGTCCTGTCCCTGATCGGCATTACCGTCCCGGTGTTCTTCCTGGCCTTCATCCTCAAGTGGGTGCTGGCCATCCAGCTGGGCTGGTTCCCCACCGACGGACGCCAGGATCCACGCATCGATGCCACGCACGTTACCGACTTCTACGTTTTGGACGGTCTGCTTACCCGGGAATGGGACGCATCCTGGGACGCCGTTATGCACCTGGTGCTTCCCGCCATCGCCCTCGGGACCATTCCGCTGGCGATCATCGTGCGCATTACCAGGGCATCGGTCCTGGAGGTCCAGGGCGCCGACTATGTCCGCACGGCCCGCGCCAAAGGACTGATGGAGAAGACCATCCGCGGCCGTTTTGTGCTGCGCAACGCCATGCTCCCGGTAACCACCACCATCGGCCTGCAGACCGGCCTGCTGATCTCCGGTGCCGTGCTGACCGAGACGGTCTTCGCGTTCAGCGGTATCGGCAGGTTCCTGAGGGACGCGATCTTCGCCCTCGACTATCCCGTCCTGCAGGGCTTCATTGTCTTCATTGCCGTGGCGTACTCACTGATCAACCTGCTGGTTGACGTGTCCTACGGCTTCATCGATCCAAGGGTGCGTGTCCAGTGA